Within Diprion similis isolate iyDipSimi1 chromosome 11, iyDipSimi1.1, whole genome shotgun sequence, the genomic segment AAACAATGCTGAACAAAATTACCAGGGCAGTGGAAGATCTTGAAAAGGCTGTTAAAGAAAATGATCAAGTCAAGTTGAAAGAGTCCCAGAATGTAAGGGAGGATATTATTCCTGAGACTTTTATTCACTGTAATTAAAGTGGAGCTGACTACTCAGGGGTTtaaccatttgaaatatcggAATTGATTTTGCAGGCCTTACTGAACCAAGCAAGGGATCCTCTTGCCGAATGGCTTGATAGAGAAAAGGGATCTACAGTCACTGAAAATTCCATCTTCAACAAGCTGCCACAGTATTGGGAGACAGAGTATCATAAAGATATGGATGCCCTTAATGTGAGACTTGATACATATTGGCATGGATGTAAAGGAGCAATTCTGAATATAATACTAGCGTTTTTACCAAATTGCGTATTTTTCAGGTGTTGCGGCCGAATGTGCTGACAAGAGTTAGTGAATACATTCCTGAAATTATagattatattaaaaaaatcattgctaATAATCTTGCATACGAAAGTAATGGTTCTGTTTACTTCGACGTGGGTGGCTTTGATAAACGGGAAAATCATCATTATGCCAAACTTGTTCCTGAGGCTTACGGAGACGCCAACAGTTTGCAAGAGGGAGAAGGtgatcataattattatagttaCCTTTCACTTTTGTGTATCTGGATTGAACGTGCGAATAATGATTCTTGACTGTATGCCAATATTCTAGAGAAATTTCAGAAGTAGTGATAGATTTTGCATTTAATTCATAGTTGCATAACCAGCACTGGTGAAGAAGTTTATATATAGTTTTTGTGGCTCTTGACTTTCACTTGATAAACCGTATCTATTGTCTGTCCATGTCCATAATTTGATTGAATCCAAGCACCTAGATAAACAGTTATAAAACCCCAAACATGTAGTATGATGCAACATTGACGAATGTTTCTtgataatttcattaattGTGACTTAAAGCTCTTAAGCCCTATTTCGGCCTCTCAAAGTAATAAGAATGCTTGTAAAATAGGATTTAAAATGATCATCTAGTCTAGTTTTGGAGGTATTTTTAATGCATATAACGTGAATGTGTCGAGTATGAATAAATCATGCATGGTGATGTATGTGATTCGGGGAGTGGCGGTGGCAGGAGAGCCCACCTTACTTTCTTCCTCTGCACACCCCTTGGGGCTGGTGGGACCAGGTCCAACGCTTCTTCTTGTCTTCATCTTTACGTTTTGAGTATTTCAAGAGTTGGCAATCTGGCGACCGCCACCTACATTCAACATTCACACATTCATTGTTGGCCTTTTAGAAGTAGATTCCAGTGCCCCAAACATTGAGATGAAGAAAGGAGGAAGTGATGGACCTAGTATTTACCATTGCtactaaatttcaaacaactgACTGAATAATATCATCATTGATTTACAAAGCTTTATATCTCTCCTTGTAGGTGACTTGTGCATTTCTGAAGATCGTCTCTCTGAAAAACGATCGCCAACAGATTTTGCACTTTGGAAATGCTCGAAGGCAGGCGAACCTTGGTGGAACAGCCCCTGGGGTAAGGGTCGTCCTGGATGGCATATAGAATGCTCAGTTATGGCTTCTGCGATCTGTGGGGAAAGTCTAGATATTCATACGGGTGGGGTGGATTTAAAATTTCCACATCACGATAATGAGTTAGCGCAAGCTGAAGcttattttgataattcacATTGGGTGAGATATTTTTTGCACTCGGGGCATTTGACAATAGCAGGATGTAAGATgtcaaaatccttgaaaaacTTTGTGACTATTCAAGAtgccttgaaaaaaaatacagcaaGGCAGCTCCGACTAGCATTTCTCCTGCATTCTTGGAAGGATACGTTGGATTATAGTGATAATACAATGGAAATGGCTATCCAGTATGAGAAGTTTTTGAATGTAAGTCTATCCTTAAATGCATAAATttggattttaaaattttattcctcttTAGAGCCGTATCACATTTCACATatactctttatttttttaggaATTCTTTCTCAATGTTAAAAGTAGGATTAGGCAAATGAGCAATAATACGACTTTGAATACTTTTAGTAAGTGGAACAAGGCTGAACTAgaactttataaaaaattttgcactaCAAAAGATTCTGTACATGCCGCTCTTTGTGGTAAGttgttatatttattaatgttCAACAAATACAtgagttataataattttctaataattttacagataACATTGACACTAGATCGGCATTGGATGCTTTGAGGGATATTGTTGCACACAGCAATATCTACATGAGGGATAGTACaggtttgaataatttattgctCCGTGACATTGCCGTGTACATCACAAAAATACTTTCCGTTTTTGGTGCAATTCCTAATTTCCACCATGCCAACATTGGATTTCCTCTTGCTTGCGACAATAATGACAGTAATAACGTAAGTATGTAATGAAGCGATTTCTATACAATACTCGTTTTTGAAACAActgatttaatttgaaaaaacggcTCTCATTTTGTTCTTATGAATCCATGTTCAGTTTGCCTTCAATATTATGTTATTGcttgaaaagaaattcccCCGATGTTCATCATTCACGTTTACTCAGATTGAGGAAAAAGTAATGCCATACTTGGAGATTCTTGCGGATTTCCGAGGAAGCGTAAGATCTCAAGCAAGAACTTCGAAGGCTACCAATATTCTCGAAGAATGCGATCGATTACGAGATGAGATTCTACCAAATGTTGGTGTAAGATTGGAAGATCACGAAGGCGAAGCTAGTATTGTGAAGTTGGTGGACAGGGAAACTTtactaaaagaaaaagaggctAAAAGACTACTCAAAGCTGAAAAAGCTGccgaagaagagagaaaaaaagccgAAGCACAAGCTCTGGCAGCAGCAAAAGAcgccaaaaataaaataccacCGAGTGATATGTTCAagcttgaaaaagaaaaatactctCAGTTCGACGATAAGGTAACATTCTGAATATTAGAAACCATCATAGATGGTAGCAGAATGAATCCATCACGTGAAATAATGAAAGGTATTATATAGtagaatttcaaatgattttcaggGACTACCAACTCACGACATTGACGGAAAAGAAATCAGTAAGGGTCAGTTGAAAAAGTTGCAGAAAATTCAACAGGCTCAGGAGCAAAAATATAACAAGTATCTATCCACCCTCCAAAATGGCGTATAGTTAACGACGGTTGTGGCACCTAGTGTATACGGCGGCACAAAACTTACCAGAGTCTATCTTACAGACAATTTATGACAGATATTGTATTTCTCACTTGTATAGTGATTGCCTATTCTCTTGAGATTAATCACAAAGGGCACGATCTGTGGCGCACAGGTTCTTCTTGCAGAAAGTACCAGATAATCaggtagcaaaaaaaagtatattcgtacaatataaatattgagATACAAATCCGAAATGATCTCAAGGTAGACGATGCTAGTAGTTTTTATCCTCAGAGGTATTTCTTAGTTATTacttttaatttgatttactTTCGGTCTTCATGCCATTTATCCAATTCCATCTGGATATTATAATAGTATGCTAAATTTAATTCACGGAGAATTCCAGACTGTTTAGATTAGGCTGCACATCTTACAGTCTTGGATTTTGCTCTTGAATTTCTTACAGACAGTTTTACGAGACAGAACacctttgaataattttagagCATGGAATTCCCCATTTGTACACCTAGAGTGGTTGATTCTCTCGCTCGAAATTTGCgtttatttgatattatatttacgTGAGAAATTGAAGCCATCAGCAATAGATTCAATTTTGTTAATTCTTCATAAATAGAATTGTCGGGAAAAACATCATCTTTGCCGTTTCTTCAAGCCCACATTTACAACTAAAATTTACTATATGAAATagcttattataaaaattgcataGTATTTATTGGAGGTAGGAGGAAAGACTTGCGtgtgaattttcataaattatttattgtaataacGTTCGCAATATTTTActataatttaataaactaGTAAAAGGCCATTTAGTatttgtagttttcttttatttttatatagttattcccaaaaaaaattgcgtcTCTTATAATGACGGCGATTTAAAGTAACTACGaactttggaaaaatatttgcatttcTTAGCTTGATCTGTGCGACGTGTAATTGTATGGTactattttttaaaagattcACATGGACGGAAAAAAACTTCTTCCTTACATGTACATGTCGCGTGTAAGATTGACtaataaaattatagataGTCTGGACGGAGTCTTGAAGTGACATGCAAAAGCTGAACGCCATGCTGAGATTCTTTAGATTACGGCAGAAGCGTCGACTATTTCCACTTGCATCGTGATAATTGATTGACAAATTGTATCTGAACTGGACATAGCCCTTTGGAGTAGAAAACGGAGATTATAATGAGTG encodes:
- the LOC124412629 gene encoding cysteine--tRNA ligase, cytoplasmic is translated as MSNNKRSQPSWSPPDVKSHVTLKLFNSLTRQKEEFIPQNGNRVCWYSCGPTVYDASHMGHARSYISFDILRRVLSDYFGYDVLYVMNITDIDDKIIKRARQNHLYEEYIKENHNLDKVLDDAKKVMTAFEGTVRSTSDPDKTRMMETMLNKITRAVEDLEKAVKENDQVKLKESQNALLNQARDPLAEWLDREKGSTVTENSIFNKLPQYWETEYHKDMDALNVLRPNVLTRVSEYIPEIIDYIKKIIANNLAYESNGSVYFDVGGFDKRENHHYAKLVPEAYGDANSLQEGEGDLCISEDRLSEKRSPTDFALWKCSKAGEPWWNSPWGKGRPGWHIECSVMASAICGESLDIHTGGVDLKFPHHDNELAQAEAYFDNSHWVRYFLHSGHLTIAGCKMSKSLKNFVTIQDALKKNTARQLRLAFLLHSWKDTLDYSDNTMEMAIQYEKFLNEFFLNVKSRIRQMSNNTTLNTFSKWNKAELELYKKFCTTKDSVHAALCDNIDTRSALDALRDIVAHSNIYMRDSTGLNNLLLRDIAVYITKILSVFGAIPNFHHANIGFPLACDNNDSNNIEEKVMPYLEILADFRGSVRSQARTSKATNILEECDRLRDEILPNVGVRLEDHEGEASIVKLVDRETLLKEKEAKRLLKAEKAAEEERKKAEAQALAAAKDAKNKIPPSDMFKLEKEKYSQFDDKGLPTHDIDGKEISKGQLKKLQKIQQAQEQKYNKYLSTLQNGV